The proteins below come from a single Fastidiosipila sanguinis genomic window:
- a CDS encoding NAD-dependent epimerase/dehydratase family protein, with product MKDIKHDLSQSRLLVTGGAGFIGSNLAVKLLNDYPGIKILAIDNLNDYYDTSLKDYRLSKLEGNKDFQFKKVDIADREALNEVFTSFKPSLVFNSAAQAGVRYSIDNPDAYVESNLIGFYNILEACRHSYENYEGGVKHLVYASSSSVYGDSNKVPYSVDDKVDNPVSLYAATKKSNELLAHAYSKLYGIPSTGLRFFTVYGPAGRPDMAYFSFTNKLLNGEKIKIFNYGNCRRDFTYIDDIVLGVEKVLQSDPNLTEDGVKYDIYNIGNGEPVNLMDFVKILGEELVSAGLLKEDFDLEANMDLIAAQPGDVVTTYADVSKLKEDFNYEPNTDFRDGIRKFVEWYKEFYLSEDK from the coding sequence ATGAAAGACATTAAGCATGATCTAAGTCAATCTAGACTCCTAGTTACAGGTGGTGCAGGTTTTATTGGATCTAACTTAGCAGTTAAACTGTTGAATGATTATCCAGGAATCAAGATATTAGCAATCGATAATTTAAACGATTATTATGATACCTCGCTTAAAGATTATAGACTTTCTAAATTAGAAGGAAATAAGGACTTTCAGTTCAAGAAGGTTGATATTGCTGACAGAGAAGCATTGAATGAGGTTTTCACTAGTTTTAAACCAAGTTTGGTATTTAACTCCGCAGCTCAAGCAGGGGTTAGATATTCAATTGATAATCCAGATGCATATGTAGAGTCTAATTTGATTGGCTTCTACAATATTCTTGAAGCTTGTAGGCATTCCTATGAAAATTATGAAGGAGGAGTAAAACATTTAGTTTACGCTTCTAGTTCAAGTGTATATGGAGATAGTAATAAAGTCCCTTACTCAGTAGATGATAAGGTCGATAATCCTGTTTCTTTGTATGCAGCTACAAAAAAATCTAATGAGCTTTTGGCTCATGCCTATAGTAAACTTTATGGAATACCGAGTACAGGGTTAAGGTTCTTCACAGTTTATGGACCAGCAGGAAGACCAGATATGGCTTATTTTAGTTTTACTAATAAGTTGCTTAATGGTGAGAAAATAAAAATCTTTAATTACGGTAACTGTAGAAGAGACTTCACATATATAGACGATATAGTTCTTGGAGTGGAGAAAGTTTTACAATCTGATCCTAACCTAACTGAAGATGGTGTTAAGTATGATATTTATAATATTGGAAATGGTGAACCGGTTAACTTAATGGATTTTGTAAAAATTCTTGGAGAAGAGTTGGTGTCTGCAGGTCTGCTGAAAGAAGATTTTGATTTGGAAGCAAATATGGACTTGATAGCTGCTCAACCCGGTGATGTTGTTACAACTTATGCAGATGTAAGCAAACTTAAAGAAGATTTTAACTATGAACCAAATACTGACTTCCGAGATGGAATCAGGAAATTTGTTGAATGGTACAAAGAGTTTTATTTAAGTGAGGATAAATAA
- a CDS encoding NAD-dependent epimerase/dehydratase family protein: MKILVTGAKGFVGKNLCLELKNRGYSDIIEYDKDSSQEELDSACKDVDFIFHLAGVNRPENVEDFKTGNADLTDEVLGKLKKYNNKARFLLSSSIQAEQDNPYGRSKKAGENYVLDYAKSEGVEVYIYRFSNLFGKWSRPNYNSVVATWCHNIARGLDIQINDESHVINLVYIDDVVDAMIKTMENDSSIEASEYYSVEPEYPISLGELARTIKSFAEMRESRLLPDLSDPLTSKLYSTYTSYIPEDDFAYDLVQHEDHRGSFTEIFRSHGAGQVSVNISKPGISKGEHWHTSKVEKYLVVQGKAQVNLRQVFSDEVITYEVSSEKLEVIDIPTGYVHNIVNIGDDDLITVMWANENFDPENPDTHPENV; this comes from the coding sequence ATGAAAATATTAGTAACAGGAGCAAAAGGCTTCGTTGGTAAAAATTTATGCTTAGAATTAAAGAATCGTGGTTATTCAGATATTATTGAGTATGATAAAGACTCCTCCCAAGAAGAACTTGACTCAGCCTGTAAAGATGTTGACTTTATTTTCCATTTAGCTGGAGTAAATCGTCCAGAGAATGTTGAAGATTTTAAGACAGGAAATGCAGACCTTACAGATGAGGTCTTAGGCAAACTTAAAAAATATAATAATAAGGCTAGATTTTTGTTGTCCAGTTCGATTCAAGCAGAACAAGATAATCCTTATGGACGTAGTAAAAAAGCCGGTGAAAACTATGTTTTAGATTATGCGAAATCTGAAGGTGTTGAGGTATATATTTATAGATTCTCTAATTTGTTTGGTAAATGGAGCAGACCTAATTACAACTCAGTTGTTGCTACCTGGTGCCACAATATTGCTAGAGGCTTAGACATTCAGATTAATGACGAAAGTCATGTTATCAACCTAGTATATATTGATGATGTTGTAGATGCCATGATTAAGACTATGGAGAATGATAGCTCTATAGAGGCAAGTGAATATTACTCAGTTGAACCAGAGTATCCTATAAGTCTTGGGGAGTTAGCTAGAACTATTAAATCTTTTGCCGAGATGCGTGAAAGTAGACTTTTACCTGATTTATCTGATCCACTAACAAGCAAACTATACAGTACATACACAAGCTATATTCCAGAAGATGACTTTGCTTACGATTTAGTGCAACACGAGGATCACAGAGGCTCTTTTACAGAAATATTTAGGTCTCATGGTGCTGGACAAGTATCTGTCAATATTTCAAAACCAGGAATTAGCAAAGGTGAACACTGGCACACTAGTAAGGTTGAGAAGTACTTAGTTGTACAAGGTAAAGCTCAAGTTAATTTGAGACAGGTGTTCTCTGATGAGGTAATAACTTACGAAGTTAGTTCAGAAAAATTAGAAGTTATTGACATACCTACAGGTTATGTCCACAACATAGTTAATATAGGTGACGATGACTTAATTACTGTCATGTGGGCAAATGAAAATTTTGACCCTGAAAATCCTGATACTCATCCGGAAAACGTTTAG
- a CDS encoding histidine phosphatase family protein: MSNTDNKTTIYLIRHGVTDFNQARKFQGSSDIPLNEAGRAQAAKLSKRILESGIKVDKVYVSKLIRTRQTIQPLLDELGIDAEEIDGIEEINAGDMEGVEFNALVEQYPEVMKKYNESPYEVDMPTGESGAEVYKRGSEAFEKIVKEHPGKTVLVISHGFLIQLLLGYIKGTPTSEIGYNVHRNTAVTKIEIDSNGNKEVVYEGDDSHLDLESRTGL; this comes from the coding sequence ATGAGTAATACAGATAATAAGACTACGATTTATCTAATCCGTCATGGAGTTACTGATTTTAATCAGGCAAGGAAATTTCAAGGAAGTAGTGATATACCTCTAAATGAAGCTGGAAGAGCGCAAGCGGCTAAACTAAGCAAAAGAATTCTAGAATCTGGAATTAAGGTAGATAAGGTTTATGTAAGTAAGTTGATTAGAACTAGACAAACTATTCAACCATTGCTAGATGAGCTGGGTATAGATGCTGAAGAAATCGATGGTATTGAAGAAATTAATGCAGGTGATATGGAAGGTGTAGAGTTTAATGCACTAGTAGAACAATATCCTGAAGTTATGAAAAAATATAATGAATCTCCATATGAAGTTGATATGCCAACAGGTGAATCAGGTGCGGAGGTATATAAGAGAGGATCTGAAGCATTTGAGAAAATTGTCAAGGAACACCCAGGAAAAACTGTTTTAGTTATAAGTCATGGATTCTTGATCCAATTATTGCTCGGTTATATCAAGGGAACACCTACTTCTGAGATTGGTTACAACGTCCACAGAAATACTGCTGTTACAAAAATTGAAATTGATAGCAATGGTAATAAAGAAGTTGTCTACGAAGGTGATGATTCTCACTTGGACTTAGAGAGTAGAACTGGTTTATAG
- a CDS encoding glycosyltransferase family 4 protein has protein sequence MKILVITQNYYPDDFNINEITFRMAKDGHDVHVLTGLPNYPKGVVPEEYKWPKVITETINGVTVHRTKIHERRDGIFHRFLNYASFAINSKKRLKDLPKDFDVIFSYQLSPISMAHAARALRKQTDIPLSMYVLDIWPESLKAWHLSEGNPVYKIISKYSKNIYSSADQLLISSEPFAEYLHNTHGLDPEEMNYLPQHSIDMVSEEDLPNPFNDDKKHFIYAGNIGAVQMLDILVDAAELLQTKYADRSKNVQIDIFGDGSEFARIKELVEQKDLDNIMKLHGRVTKEELKAYYQHAYAFLLTLKRENYIGDTLPAKLQGYMSAAKPVIAMAGAGASAVLEESQAGLTVEQGRSDILAENILRLEYDNELVDTMGKNARAYYEQHFTLDEFMRKLYSYLETLIERGVN, from the coding sequence TTGAAAATATTAGTAATAACCCAGAATTATTATCCAGATGATTTTAATATCAATGAGATAACATTTAGAATGGCTAAAGATGGTCACGATGTTCACGTACTCACAGGTTTACCTAATTATCCAAAGGGAGTAGTGCCAGAGGAGTATAAGTGGCCTAAAGTTATAACTGAGACAATCAATGGTGTTACAGTTCATAGAACAAAGATTCATGAGAGACGAGACGGTATTTTTCATAGATTTTTGAACTACGCTTCATTTGCTATAAATTCTAAGAAGCGATTAAAAGATTTGCCAAAAGATTTTGACGTTATATTTTCATATCAACTTTCGCCAATTTCTATGGCGCATGCAGCTAGAGCTTTACGTAAACAGACCGATATACCTTTATCAATGTATGTTTTGGATATTTGGCCAGAATCTCTTAAAGCATGGCATCTGAGTGAAGGTAATCCTGTATATAAGATTATCTCTAAGTATTCTAAGAACATTTATAGTTCCGCAGATCAGCTCTTAATTAGTTCAGAGCCTTTTGCAGAGTACTTACATAATACTCATGGCCTTGACCCGGAAGAAATGAACTATCTACCACAACACTCAATAGACATGGTGAGTGAAGAGGACTTGCCGAATCCATTTAATGATGACAAGAAACACTTCATTTATGCAGGTAATATTGGGGCAGTGCAGATGTTAGATATTTTGGTTGATGCGGCTGAGCTTTTGCAAACTAAGTATGCAGATAGATCAAAGAATGTACAGATAGATATTTTCGGAGATGGTTCTGAATTTGCGAGAATTAAGGAATTAGTTGAGCAAAAAGATCTAGATAATATTATGAAATTGCATGGTAGAGTTACTAAAGAAGAACTCAAGGCCTATTATCAGCATGCGTATGCTTTTTTACTAACTTTAAAGAGAGAAAATTATATTGGCGACACTTTGCCAGCAAAGTTACAAGGCTACATGTCAGCAGCTAAACCAGTTATAGCAATGGCAGGAGCAGGTGCTTCAGCAGTGTTGGAAGAGTCACAGGCAGGATTAACAGTTGAGCAAGGTAGAAGCGACATCTTAGCTGAAAATATTTTAAGATTAGAGTATGATAATGAGTTAGTAGATACAATGGGTAAAAATGCAAGAGCTTATTATGAACAGCATTTTACTTTAGATGAATTTATGAGAAAATTATATAGTTATTTAGAAACATTAATTGAGAGAGGAGTAAATTAA
- a CDS encoding polysaccharide biosynthesis protein yields MSFFKDKVLLITGGSGSFGRACVDRFLDTDIKEIRVFSRDEAKHDAMRHDYKSDKINYFIGDIREYDSVKNAMRGVDYVFHAAAIKEVPSAEFFPIEAVKTNILGADNVINAAVEEGIEGIVCLSTDKAAYPINAMGMTKAVMEKLVVAKTKSYRDNKTLVCSTRYGNVMASRGSVIPLFINQIKTGQPLTITEPLMTRFLMSLPEAIDLVMYAFEHADPGDLLVRKAPASTIGDLAQALLELFDADNEIKIIGKRHGEKMYETLVTEEEMAKAIDMGDYYRIPADTRNLNYDVYFKEGAADSRDVVEQFNSDNAKRLNVEEVKELLLTVDYVREELENWKK; encoded by the coding sequence ATGAGTTTTTTCAAGGATAAAGTTTTGCTTATCACAGGTGGTTCAGGATCTTTCGGTAGAGCCTGTGTTGATCGCTTCTTGGATACAGATATCAAAGAAATTCGTGTATTTTCTAGAGATGAAGCAAAACATGATGCAATGCGTCACGATTACAAGAGTGACAAAATCAACTACTTTATTGGAGACATTAGAGAATATGATAGCGTAAAGAATGCTATGCGAGGAGTAGATTACGTTTTCCACGCTGCAGCTATCAAAGAGGTTCCTAGTGCTGAGTTTTTCCCAATTGAAGCAGTTAAGACAAATATTCTAGGTGCAGATAATGTTATCAATGCTGCAGTAGAAGAGGGTATTGAAGGTATTGTTTGCTTATCAACAGATAAGGCTGCATATCCTATTAATGCAATGGGTATGACCAAAGCTGTTATGGAGAAATTGGTTGTTGCCAAGACCAAGAGTTATAGAGATAACAAAACACTAGTATGCTCAACAAGATACGGAAACGTTATGGCATCAAGAGGATCTGTAATTCCATTGTTTATAAACCAAATCAAGACAGGTCAACCACTTACAATTACAGAACCTTTAATGACAAGATTTTTAATGAGCTTACCTGAAGCAATTGACTTGGTTATGTATGCATTTGAACATGCTGATCCAGGTGATTTATTAGTAAGAAAAGCTCCAGCTTCAACTATTGGTGACTTAGCTCAAGCTCTATTAGAGCTATTTGATGCAGATAATGAAATTAAGATTATCGGTAAACGTCACGGTGAGAAGATGTACGAAACCTTAGTTACTGAAGAAGAGATGGCTAAGGCAATTGATATGGGTGATTACTACAGAATCCCTGCTGATACTAGAAACTTAAACTATGATGTTTATTTCAAAGAGGGTGCAGCAGACTCTCGTGATGTAGTTGAACAATTCAATTCTGACAATGCTAAAAGATTGAATGTAGAAGAGGTCAAAGAGTTATTGTTGACTGTTGATTACGTTCGTGAAGAGTTGGAGAATTGGAAGAAGTAA
- a CDS encoding IS30 family transposase gives MSQLHYIRKREAGQHLTIEDRKHLEYLYNENLKRPKKDKLNQKELAKILGWSEATLSRELKRGKVKQKNSMLEEYTAYSSVVAQKTVEKTWSNKGPSLKISNDHILAKIIENMLIGKEMNRINNLKFSPAAITMYFDRVGWPTDKRLCTRTIYNYVEKEVFLEVTMKDLPRKGNKPRQRKRYIEKRLSPPDKKRINHRPKAIEERTETGHWEMDCIESSKGDRTCLLTLVDRCTRECIILKINTQRQESVVKKLNAIERKLGARAFREKFKSITVDNGAEFQDWKSMEKSIHSEKYRTSVYYAHAYSSWERGSNENLNGFIRYFIPKGTKLKDIPQREINKLEEFINSYPRKVLEGNSANSKYLAIA, from the coding sequence ATGAGCCAATTACATTATATCAGGAAAAGAGAAGCAGGTCAGCATTTAACAATAGAAGATAGAAAGCATCTAGAGTATTTATATAATGAGAATTTGAAGCGACCTAAAAAAGATAAATTAAATCAAAAAGAGTTAGCAAAGATATTAGGCTGGAGTGAAGCAACTCTATCTAGAGAACTAAAACGCGGTAAAGTCAAACAAAAGAATTCTATGCTAGAAGAATACACAGCATATTCCTCTGTAGTAGCTCAGAAAACAGTAGAAAAAACTTGGAGTAATAAAGGACCATCTTTAAAGATTAGTAACGACCATATATTAGCCAAAATAATAGAAAACATGCTAATAGGAAAAGAGATGAATAGAATAAATAATCTTAAATTCTCTCCAGCAGCAATAACAATGTATTTTGACAGAGTTGGCTGGCCTACAGATAAAAGACTTTGTACTAGAACTATTTACAACTATGTAGAAAAAGAAGTCTTCCTAGAAGTAACAATGAAAGACCTTCCACGTAAAGGAAATAAACCTAGACAAAGAAAACGCTATATAGAAAAGCGCTTATCTCCACCAGATAAGAAGAGAATAAACCATAGACCAAAAGCTATAGAAGAGCGTACAGAGACGGGGCACTGGGAGATGGATTGTATAGAGTCTAGTAAGGGAGATAGGACTTGTTTATTGACACTTGTAGATCGATGTACAAGAGAATGCATTATTTTAAAGATAAATACGCAAAGACAAGAATCTGTAGTAAAGAAGCTTAATGCTATAGAAAGAAAACTAGGAGCAAGAGCATTTAGAGAAAAGTTTAAGAGTATAACGGTAGATAATGGAGCAGAGTTTCAAGACTGGAAAAGCATGGAAAAATCTATACATAGTGAGAAATATAGAACTAGTGTTTATTATGCGCATGCATACTCATCTTGGGAGCGAGGAAGCAATGAAAATCTAAATGGATTTATCCGATATTTTATTCCTAAAGGTACAAAACTAAAAGATATACCACAGAGAGAAATAAATAAATTAGAGGAATTTATTAATAGTTACCCAAGGAAAGTATTAGAAGGAAACAGTGCAAATAGTAAATATTTAGCCATAGCGTAA
- a CDS encoding flavin reductase family protein, with translation MKEFKQIELKDINILSYLSPEEENFVIVSGDNKHHNAMVTNQISFGRMRDKDIATIYLGKDFYTRGYIEKKGRFSINLLPKSDASREILDKLAHLSGKDSDKFQETGLTLIPDKTPKIEEAEYVLTCRVIYRSHLEKDSFFKKYKKYAKEEYENGFDYAYVAEIKKVYKVIDAESSKAE, from the coding sequence ATGAAAGAATTTAAGCAAATTGAGCTAAAAGATATCAACATATTATCCTATCTAAGCCCTGAAGAAGAAAATTTTGTGATTGTATCTGGTGATAACAAACACCACAATGCAATGGTTACTAATCAAATAAGTTTCGGAAGAATGCGTGACAAAGATATAGCAACTATTTACCTAGGAAAAGACTTTTACACACGTGGGTATATAGAGAAAAAAGGTAGATTCAGCATTAACCTTCTACCAAAGAGTGATGCTTCAAGAGAAATTCTAGATAAATTAGCTCACTTAAGCGGTAAGGATTCAGATAAATTCCAAGAAACTGGTCTTACTCTAATCCCAGATAAAACACCAAAAATTGAAGAAGCAGAATACGTACTAACTTGCAGAGTAATTTATCGTAGTCACTTAGAAAAGGATTCATTCTTCAAGAAGTATAAAAAATATGCTAAAGAAGAATATGAAAACGGTTTTGACTACGCTTATGTTGCTGAAATCAAGAAAGTATACAAAGTTATTGATGCTGAAAGTTCAAAAGCAGAGTAA